From one Halosimplex rubrum genomic stretch:
- a CDS encoding uS10/mL48 family ribosomal protein → MPFVTKLTFTSGDRRLLDDVVDGVKAAAERKGVELKGPHPQPPTDHRVPQSKRLAADGGSFEPWQYTAYTRTVEVHGHDDFARSVAGDDYPDRIHVEAEIEQVR, encoded by the coding sequence ATGCCCTTCGTCACGAAGCTCACGTTCACGAGCGGGGACCGACGGCTCCTCGACGACGTCGTCGACGGGGTCAAGGCCGCCGCCGAGCGCAAGGGCGTGGAGCTGAAAGGGCCCCATCCCCAGCCGCCGACGGACCACCGCGTCCCCCAGTCCAAGCGGCTGGCCGCCGACGGCGGGAGTTTCGAGCCCTGGCAGTACACCGCCTACACCCGCACCGTCGAGGTCCACGGCCACGACGACTTCGCCCGCTCGGTCGCCGGCGACGACTACCCCGACCGCATCCACGTCGAAGCCGAGATCGAACAGGTCCGCTGA
- a CDS encoding type IV pilin — translation MVAITVLLAATAATFFMGFEGSLSGSPTVAVQSEFDVDRGGHELTVEFTGGDVVAGENVEVHVANAGCRGVGSVTDRYDLGELGFPGSTVAAGTDAQVTVGTVCPAAASRLDLSRTEISVSWVEPGAASGRVLYRWRGPAA, via the coding sequence ATGGTCGCGATCACCGTCCTGCTGGCGGCCACGGCGGCGACGTTCTTCATGGGGTTCGAGGGATCGCTGTCGGGGTCGCCCACCGTCGCGGTCCAGAGCGAGTTCGACGTCGACAGGGGCGGTCACGAACTCACGGTCGAGTTCACCGGCGGCGACGTCGTGGCCGGCGAGAACGTAGAGGTCCACGTCGCTAACGCGGGGTGTCGGGGCGTCGGGTCGGTCACCGACCGCTACGACCTCGGGGAGCTCGGGTTCCCGGGGTCGACCGTCGCCGCCGGGACGGACGCGCAGGTCACCGTCGGGACGGTCTGTCCGGCGGCGGCGAGCCGGCTCGACCTCTCGCGGACGGAGATCTCCGTCTCGTGGGTCGAACCCGGTGCCGCGAGCGGACGGGTCCTCTACCGCTGGCGCGGCCCCGCGGCCTGA
- the cofD gene encoding 2-phospho-L-lactate transferase, with protein MVTALSGGTGTPKLLSGADAVFEPTETTVVGNTGDDVELSGHLVCPDVDTVLYLRGDRLDRETWWGIADDTATTHGELVDIAEAAGLGTEPRYLADDRQTAGRDIARWRRFSGVGEFMLIGDADRAVHLTRTSLLDEGHTLTEATRTLADAFGLTVDLLPMSDDPVATIVHTEEGPMHFQEFWVARGGEPAIESVEFRGSEDATATDAVLDALADPVVVGPSNPITSLGPMLAVDGVADALAETPVVAVSPFVEDTVFSGPADDLMEAEGYEASTAGVAEAYPFADAFVLDEADGTDLDRPVVRTDTRMGDEADAERVARAACEALEAVR; from the coding sequence ATGGTAACCGCTCTGTCCGGCGGGACGGGCACGCCGAAGCTCCTGTCGGGCGCCGACGCCGTGTTCGAGCCGACCGAGACGACCGTCGTCGGCAACACCGGCGACGACGTGGAACTGAGCGGCCACCTCGTCTGCCCGGACGTGGACACCGTCCTCTATCTGCGGGGCGACCGCCTCGACCGCGAGACGTGGTGGGGCATCGCCGACGACACGGCGACCACCCACGGGGAGCTCGTCGACATCGCCGAGGCGGCCGGGCTGGGCACCGAACCGCGCTACCTCGCCGACGACCGCCAGACCGCGGGTCGCGATATCGCCCGGTGGCGCCGCTTCTCCGGCGTCGGCGAGTTCATGCTGATCGGCGACGCCGACCGCGCCGTCCACCTGACGCGGACGAGCCTGCTCGACGAGGGCCACACGCTCACGGAGGCGACACGGACGCTCGCCGACGCGTTCGGCCTGACCGTCGATTTGCTGCCGATGAGCGACGACCCCGTCGCGACCATCGTCCACACCGAGGAGGGACCGATGCACTTCCAGGAGTTCTGGGTCGCCCGCGGCGGCGAGCCGGCGATCGAGTCCGTCGAGTTCCGGGGGAGCGAGGACGCCACTGCTACAGACGCCGTGCTCGACGCGCTGGCCGACCCGGTCGTGGTCGGTCCCTCCAACCCGATCACGAGTCTCGGGCCGATGCTCGCGGTCGACGGGGTCGCCGACGCGCTCGCCGAGACGCCGGTGGTCGCCGTCTCGCCGTTCGTCGAGGACACCGTCTTCTCGGGGCCGGCGGACGACCTGATGGAAGCGGAGGGCTACGAGGCCAGCACGGCGGGCGTCGCCGAGGCGTACCCGTTCGCCGACGCGTTCGTCCTCGACGAGGCCGACGGCACGGACCTCGACCGGCCGGTCGTCCGCACCGACACGCGGATGGGCGACGAGGCCGACGCCGAGCGGGTCGCCCGCGCCGCGTGCGAGGCGCTGGAGGCGGTGCGATGA
- a CDS encoding bis(5'-nucleosyl)-tetraphosphatase has product MIEATSAGAILFRDTRGRREYLLLKSRPGDWEFPKGGVEGEEELQQTAIREVKEEAGIGDFRLLDGFREDYDYVFEANGNTIHKTVHLFIARSFEASAELSHEHRDLQWRDYEQAINTVTQDGPREILEEAHEFLDEKLADDEDEDDEE; this is encoded by the coding sequence ATGATAGAGGCCACGAGCGCGGGAGCCATCCTCTTTCGCGATACGCGTGGCCGGCGGGAGTACCTCCTCCTGAAGAGTCGCCCGGGCGACTGGGAGTTCCCGAAAGGGGGCGTCGAGGGCGAGGAGGAGCTCCAGCAGACCGCCATCCGCGAAGTGAAAGAGGAGGCCGGGATCGGCGATTTCCGGCTCTTGGACGGCTTCCGAGAGGACTACGACTACGTGTTCGAAGCCAACGGCAACACGATCCACAAGACCGTACACCTGTTCATCGCCCGCTCGTTCGAGGCGTCGGCGGAGCTCTCCCACGAGCACCGCGACCTGCAGTGGCGCGACTACGAACAGGCCATCAACACCGTCACGCAGGACGGCCCCCGCGAGATACTCGAAGAGGCCCACGAGTTCCTCGACGAGAAACTCGCCGACGACGA
- a CDS encoding DUF447 domain-containing protein has product MSDGDGASGSTNAEWPVEIAGVVESVVTTLGPNDRWNVAALGLHAGDPVTARTYGRTRTWRNFRERGGGVVQFTRDPVDFVDAALSVREVDDPVLDSADAWVEVDAERVGTDREGDTEIVTWELRPVDGGVERRVVPTTNRGFSAVVEATVAASRLDVPGYDRETLLDRLAYFEGVVETAGSDRDRAAFDRLDELVDAEW; this is encoded by the coding sequence GTGAGCGACGGCGACGGCGCCAGCGGGAGCACCAACGCGGAGTGGCCCGTCGAGATCGCGGGCGTCGTCGAGTCGGTCGTCACCACGCTCGGCCCGAACGACCGCTGGAACGTCGCCGCGCTCGGCCTCCACGCCGGCGACCCGGTCACCGCCCGGACCTACGGCCGTACCCGCACCTGGCGCAACTTCCGCGAGCGCGGCGGCGGCGTCGTCCAGTTCACCCGCGACCCCGTCGACTTCGTCGACGCCGCGCTCTCGGTCCGCGAGGTCGACGACCCCGTCCTCGACAGCGCCGACGCCTGGGTCGAGGTCGACGCCGAGCGCGTCGGGACCGACCGCGAGGGAGACACCGAGATCGTCACCTGGGAACTCCGACCGGTCGACGGCGGCGTCGAGCGACGGGTCGTGCCGACGACGAACCGCGGCTTCTCCGCCGTCGTCGAGGCCACCGTCGCGGCCTCGCGGCTGGACGTGCCCGGCTACGACCGCGAGACGCTGCTCGACCGACTCGCCTACTTCGAGGGCGTCGTCGAGACCGCCGGTAGCGACCGCGACCGCGCCGCCTTCGACCGGCTCGACGAGCTGGTCGACGCCGAGTGGTAG
- a CDS encoding geranylgeranyl reductase family protein produces MTTREYDVVVVGAGTAGSYAAATVAREGYDVAVLERKPEEEGGHIACGDALKGASSFPDAIPKSKIEPAMTNTGVDHGRFEIPQEDTVLEIPVPGELAVIDRWEYGKAVIEGALDAGAEIHFDTLVKDVTQADDGTVTGVRAMHEGDPVDYEAEMVIDGAGALSILQDKIDFDGTTFDTNVSYSQFCSAYREVVTVDEPVEWDDALVFKPTERAAGYLWYFPRTDTEINAGLGFQMNEEPMHLVEDLKRDLRGREEFDGATVEDKLGAALPTRRPYDSAVAPGFIAAGDAAGLVNPTTGGGIGGAAYSGQYAGEQAIAAIEDGDAGEDALWEYNKRVMDHFGARFATLDVYNIFVTAYDIDSLMGMLAALPAEKIAEGLYAGETDIGLWLKLKTAVKSVGHWGTIYDLYETKQLAERVLDHYEDYPERRAGFADWQARRDEILDDVYETTGADPKY; encoded by the coding sequence ATGACTACACGCGAGTACGACGTCGTCGTCGTCGGGGCGGGGACTGCGGGCTCATACGCCGCCGCGACCGTCGCCCGCGAGGGCTACGACGTCGCGGTCCTCGAGCGCAAGCCCGAGGAGGAAGGGGGTCACATCGCCTGCGGCGACGCCCTCAAGGGCGCGAGTTCCTTCCCGGACGCGATCCCGAAGTCGAAGATCGAGCCCGCGATGACCAACACCGGCGTCGACCACGGCCGCTTCGAGATCCCCCAGGAGGACACCGTGCTGGAGATCCCCGTCCCCGGGGAACTCGCCGTCATCGACCGCTGGGAGTACGGCAAGGCCGTCATCGAGGGCGCGCTCGACGCCGGCGCGGAGATCCACTTCGACACGCTCGTCAAGGACGTGACCCAGGCCGACGACGGCACCGTGACGGGCGTCCGCGCGATGCACGAAGGTGACCCCGTTGACTACGAGGCCGAGATGGTGATCGACGGCGCGGGCGCGCTGTCGATCCTCCAGGACAAGATCGACTTCGACGGGACGACCTTCGACACGAACGTCAGTTACAGCCAGTTCTGCTCGGCCTATCGCGAGGTCGTCACGGTCGACGAACCGGTCGAGTGGGACGACGCCTTGGTGTTCAAGCCGACCGAGCGCGCGGCGGGCTACCTGTGGTACTTCCCGCGGACCGACACCGAGATCAACGCCGGGCTGGGCTTCCAGATGAACGAGGAGCCGATGCATCTGGTCGAGGACCTCAAGCGCGACCTGCGGGGCCGCGAGGAGTTCGACGGCGCCACCGTCGAGGACAAGCTCGGCGCCGCGCTGCCGACCCGTCGCCCCTACGACTCGGCGGTCGCGCCGGGCTTTATCGCCGCGGGCGACGCGGCGGGCCTGGTCAACCCCACCACCGGCGGCGGCATCGGCGGCGCGGCCTACTCCGGGCAGTACGCCGGCGAGCAGGCGATCGCGGCCATCGAGGACGGCGACGCGGGCGAGGACGCCCTCTGGGAGTACAACAAGCGGGTGATGGACCACTTCGGCGCGCGGTTCGCCACGCTGGACGTGTACAACATCTTCGTGACCGCCTACGACATCGACAGCCTGATGGGCATGCTGGCGGCCCTGCCCGCCGAGAAGATCGCCGAGGGACTGTACGCCGGCGAGACGGACATCGGCCTCTGGCTCAAGCTCAAGACCGCGGTCAAGTCGGTCGGCCACTGGGGGACCATCTACGACCTCTACGAGACGAAACAGCTGGCCGAGCGCGTGCTCGACCACTACGAGGACTACCCCGAGCGTCGCGCCGGCTTCGCCGACTGGCAGGCCCGTCGCGACGAGATCCTCGACGACGTGTACGAGACGACCGGCGCCGATCCGAAGTACTGA
- a CDS encoding AAA family ATPase: MDYDEAGRTCRRILDAVSEAVIADDRFLEQVLTGVLAQGHVLLEDVPGTGKTLTARSFASALGLSFSRIQFTPDLLPSDITGSNVYNEGTGEFEFVPGPVFSNVVLADEINRAPPKTQAALLEAMGEGQVTVDGETTALPDPFFVIATQNPIEQEGTFGLPEAQRDRFVFKLAMGYPGFDDERTLIDRRADRTSQSPSVDPVVGPETVAELQAVPETVSVDGKLRDYVVELGRATRADDRVDVGVSPRGVQRLFEAARAAAVIEGRSYVVPDDVRGVVHATFAHRLVLTTEASVRDADPVQVVDDVLDRVAVPAVDEPR, translated from the coding sequence ATGGACTACGACGAGGCGGGGCGGACCTGCCGGCGGATCCTCGACGCGGTGAGCGAGGCGGTCATCGCCGACGATCGGTTCCTCGAGCAGGTCCTGACGGGCGTCCTCGCACAGGGACACGTGCTGCTGGAGGACGTGCCCGGGACCGGGAAGACGCTGACGGCGCGGTCGTTCGCCAGCGCGCTCGGCCTGTCGTTCTCGCGCATCCAGTTCACGCCGGACCTGCTGCCCTCGGACATCACCGGGTCGAACGTCTACAACGAGGGGACCGGGGAGTTCGAGTTCGTCCCCGGACCGGTCTTCTCGAACGTCGTGCTCGCCGACGAGATCAACCGCGCGCCGCCCAAGACCCAGGCGGCGCTGCTGGAGGCGATGGGCGAGGGGCAGGTCACCGTCGACGGCGAGACGACGGCCCTGCCGGATCCGTTCTTCGTCATCGCGACGCAGAACCCGATCGAGCAGGAGGGCACGTTCGGTCTGCCGGAGGCCCAGCGCGACCGCTTCGTGTTCAAACTCGCGATGGGCTACCCCGGGTTCGACGACGAGCGGACGCTGATCGACCGCCGGGCCGACCGGACCAGCCAGTCGCCGAGCGTCGACCCCGTGGTCGGCCCCGAGACCGTCGCGGAGCTGCAGGCGGTCCCCGAGACGGTCTCGGTCGACGGGAAGCTGCGGGACTACGTGGTCGAACTCGGGCGGGCGACCCGGGCGGACGACCGCGTCGACGTGGGCGTCTCGCCGCGGGGCGTGCAGCGGCTGTTCGAGGCGGCGCGGGCGGCGGCCGTCATCGAGGGACGGAGTTACGTCGTGCCCGACGACGTGCGAGGGGTCGTCCACGCGACGTTCGCCCACCGGCTCGTGCTGACGACGGAGGCGAGCGTCCGCGACGCCGACCCCGTCCAGGTCGTCGACGACGTACTGGATCGGGTCGCCGTCCCGGCCGTCGACGAACCGCGGTAG
- a CDS encoding tRNA-dihydrouridine synthase — MSGRGPGGDAPFAPRLALASLSGQSDAEWARAAGEFAGAAFLGGIALDGPTREAARRMVGRDREEFLPDEPLAFVDEQLAALADAPLRPAFNVRASEPGPIRAAAAVCADHRAILEVNAHCRQDEMCAAGAGESLLCEPDRLARYVAVAAETGATVSVKVRTELAGVDPPAVAARLDDAGADIVHVDAMDSEGVVAEVVDATDAFVVANNGVRDRETVREYLDHGADAVSVGRPSDDPRVLRRVRAAVDERFGGRSDPGGGFRGRATPADTGGRNS, encoded by the coding sequence ATGAGCGGTCGCGGCCCCGGTGGCGACGCACCGTTCGCGCCCCGACTGGCGCTGGCGAGTCTGAGCGGGCAGTCCGACGCCGAGTGGGCGCGGGCGGCCGGGGAGTTCGCCGGCGCGGCCTTCCTCGGCGGGATCGCGCTCGACGGGCCCACCCGGGAGGCCGCCCGCCGCATGGTCGGCCGCGACCGCGAGGAGTTCCTTCCCGACGAGCCGCTGGCGTTCGTCGACGAGCAACTGGCCGCGCTGGCCGACGCGCCGCTCCGGCCGGCGTTCAACGTCCGCGCGAGCGAGCCGGGACCGATCCGCGCGGCCGCCGCTGTCTGCGCGGACCACCGCGCCATCCTCGAAGTCAACGCCCACTGTCGCCAGGACGAAATGTGTGCCGCCGGCGCCGGCGAATCGCTCCTGTGCGAGCCCGACCGACTCGCCCGGTACGTCGCGGTTGCGGCCGAGACGGGCGCGACGGTGAGCGTCAAGGTCCGAACGGAACTCGCGGGCGTCGACCCCCCGGCGGTCGCCGCGCGGCTGGACGACGCGGGCGCCGACATCGTCCACGTCGACGCGATGGACTCGGAGGGCGTCGTCGCCGAGGTGGTCGACGCGACCGACGCGTTCGTCGTCGCCAACAACGGCGTCCGCGACCGCGAGACGGTGCGAGAGTACCTCGACCACGGCGCCGACGCGGTGAGCGTCGGCCGACCGAGCGACGACCCGCGCGTCCTCCGGCGAGTCCGCGCCGCCGTCGACGAGCGGTTCGGCGGCCGCAGCGACCCCGGCGGCGGGTTTCGCGGCCGTGCGACACCGGCCGACACGGGAGGGCGCAACTCGTGA
- a CDS encoding amidohydrolase → MSAPSRERLVELRRAFHRRPEPAWREFWTTARIVDELEAMDVDELLVGPEVLADGERIAVPDDEELRRWYRQAEEAGANPETLERLRGGHTGAAAVLERGSGPTVALRVDIDGLPRAESDDDAHVPAREGFRSEHEGAMHACGHDAHVTIGLGVLEAVAGSDFSGTLKVCFQPAEEAIGGGKPMAESGLLDDVDYLLAVHVGLDHPTGEVVAGVEGFLAVHQFRADFSGESAHAGGRPGSGRNAVQAMAAAVGNLYAIPRHEDGVTRVNAGRVGGGSATNVIPETAYIEGEVRGETTELMEYMRDRARSVIEGAAAMHDCDAELTPEGEAPGAESDDAVVDVVEAIAGRTAGVDSVVRNDDLGGSEDATVLMNRVHERGGRAAYVGVGTDHPGGHHTATFDVDEDSLVPGVEVLAGTILALARDRP, encoded by the coding sequence ATGAGCGCGCCGAGTCGCGAGCGACTGGTCGAGTTACGCAGGGCGTTCCACCGCAGGCCCGAGCCAGCCTGGCGGGAGTTCTGGACGACCGCGCGGATCGTCGACGAACTCGAAGCGATGGACGTGGACGAACTCCTGGTCGGCCCGGAGGTGCTCGCCGACGGGGAACGCATCGCCGTCCCGGACGACGAGGAACTCCGGCGGTGGTACCGCCAGGCCGAGGAGGCGGGCGCGAACCCAGAGACCCTGGAGCGACTGCGCGGCGGGCACACGGGCGCCGCGGCGGTCCTCGAACGGGGGTCGGGTCCGACGGTCGCCCTGCGGGTCGACATCGACGGCCTCCCGCGCGCGGAGTCGGACGACGACGCGCACGTCCCCGCTCGCGAGGGCTTCCGGTCGGAACACGAGGGGGCGATGCACGCCTGCGGCCACGACGCCCACGTGACGATCGGGCTCGGCGTGCTGGAGGCGGTCGCCGGCAGCGACTTCTCGGGGACGCTGAAGGTGTGCTTCCAGCCCGCCGAGGAGGCGATCGGCGGCGGGAAACCGATGGCCGAGAGCGGCCTGCTCGACGACGTCGACTACCTGCTGGCCGTTCACGTCGGCCTCGACCATCCGACGGGGGAGGTCGTCGCGGGCGTCGAGGGGTTCCTGGCGGTCCACCAGTTCCGGGCGGACTTCTCGGGCGAGTCGGCCCACGCCGGCGGCCGACCGGGGTCGGGGCGCAACGCCGTCCAGGCGATGGCCGCCGCGGTGGGGAACCTCTACGCGATCCCCCGTCACGAGGACGGCGTGACCCGGGTCAACGCCGGGAGGGTCGGGGGCGGGAGCGCGACGAACGTGATCCCGGAGACGGCGTACATCGAGGGCGAGGTCCGCGGCGAGACGACCGAACTCATGGAGTACATGCGCGACCGCGCCCGCTCGGTGATCGAGGGCGCGGCGGCGATGCACGACTGCGACGCCGAGTTGACGCCCGAGGGCGAGGCGCCGGGCGCCGAGAGCGACGACGCCGTCGTCGACGTGGTCGAGGCGATCGCGGGGCGGACGGCGGGCGTCGACTCCGTGGTGCGCAACGACGACCTGGGCGGGAGCGAGGACGCCACCGTCCTGATGAACCGTGTCCACGAGCGGGGCGGGCGAGCGGCGTACGTCGGCGTCGGCACCGACCATCCGGGGGGCCACCACACCGCGACCTTCGACGTGGACGAGGACTCGCTGGTCCCGGGCGTCGAGGTGCTGGCCGGGACGATCCTGGCGCTCGCGCGCGACCGGCCCTGA
- a CDS encoding glycoside hydrolase family 2 TIM barrel-domain containing protein, producing the protein MSTADGPDEQHRRSRRLETGWRFTRGDVDDGADPALDDSDWEAVEVPHDWSIEGPFDPDNPSEAAGGFAPEGVGWYRRDLPEDIEGEPTLRFDGVYRDFDVYVDGEHVGSRPYGYSTVNYDLSEFGVTGGETLAVRVANDEHPHTRWYTGSGIYRDVHLTETDPVSVAPFGTDVRTNAVNRQRAEVQVLTEVTNDDDEAVEVALETDILDADGEIVATAGDEATVEPGAFHEFEQRLSVADPERWTLDDPTRYFARSVVYREDGGDEGGSAALAVDDSVTPFGVRTFEWTADEAFFLNGEPVDMKGVNLHHDAGCLGAAVTERALERRLETLKELGCNAIRTAHNPPQPELLDLCDRMGFLVVDEVYDKWRHVGAEEWFDEWWDEDLSAMIDRDRNHPSIVLWSVGNENFDQGSDEMIEDLAMLTEAASEMDPTRPVTYGNPPWGDGTEGVVENIERVAEHVDVLVGNYQEHWYDDYREAGIDLPVLGSENRRFFRGADDEPLAFVPRNPWYDVEERDDVCGQFLWPGIDYLGEAREWPSKGWPTGLIDTTGAIKPSGRFHQAAWSEEPVVFAAAVDHDRERPACRPAWSGPPLSEHWNFPDREDSQGFVNVYTYTNAEEVELYQNDEYLGTQHADDYGPRPIEWYVPYESGTLRAVAKEDGEVVDEHELETAGEPAAVELSVDRETLAADGRDLVYVEATVVDDEGVRVPRADHEVDFAVSGAGEIAGVDNGNLDSDEPWVGESRSAYHGTCIAVVRADRDGGRVEIEAEADGLDGDGVTLPVGADGN; encoded by the coding sequence ATGTCGACTGCCGACGGTCCCGACGAGCAGCACCGACGGAGCCGCCGCCTGGAGACCGGCTGGCGGTTCACGCGTGGCGACGTCGACGACGGCGCCGACCCCGCGCTCGACGATAGCGACTGGGAAGCCGTCGAGGTCCCCCACGACTGGAGCATCGAGGGTCCGTTCGACCCCGACAACCCCAGCGAGGCCGCGGGCGGCTTCGCCCCCGAGGGCGTCGGCTGGTACCGCCGCGACCTCCCCGAGGACATCGAGGGCGAACCGACGCTGCGCTTCGACGGCGTCTACCGCGACTTCGACGTGTACGTTGACGGCGAACACGTCGGCAGCCGCCCCTACGGCTACTCGACGGTCAACTACGACCTGAGCGAGTTCGGCGTCACCGGCGGCGAGACGCTGGCCGTCCGCGTCGCCAACGACGAACACCCCCACACCCGCTGGTACACGGGCTCGGGCATCTACCGCGACGTACACCTCACCGAGACGGACCCCGTCTCGGTCGCACCCTTCGGGACCGACGTGCGGACCAACGCGGTCAACCGCCAGCGCGCCGAGGTGCAGGTGCTCACCGAGGTCACCAACGACGACGACGAGGCGGTCGAAGTGGCGCTGGAGACCGACATCCTCGACGCCGACGGCGAAATCGTCGCGACCGCCGGCGACGAGGCGACCGTCGAACCCGGCGCGTTCCACGAGTTCGAGCAGCGGCTCTCCGTCGCCGACCCCGAGCGCTGGACGCTGGACGACCCGACCCGCTACTTCGCCCGCAGCGTCGTCTACCGGGAGGACGGGGGAGACGAGGGCGGCTCCGCCGCCCTCGCCGTCGACGACTCCGTCACGCCCTTCGGGGTCCGCACCTTCGAGTGGACGGCCGACGAGGCCTTCTTCCTCAACGGCGAGCCCGTCGACATGAAGGGGGTCAACCTCCACCACGACGCCGGCTGTCTCGGCGCGGCCGTCACCGAGCGCGCGCTGGAGCGCCGGCTGGAGACGCTCAAAGAGCTGGGCTGTAACGCCATCCGAACGGCGCACAACCCGCCCCAGCCCGAACTGCTCGACCTCTGTGACCGGATGGGCTTCCTCGTCGTCGACGAGGTGTACGACAAGTGGCGCCACGTCGGCGCCGAGGAGTGGTTCGACGAGTGGTGGGACGAGGACCTGTCGGCGATGATCGACCGCGACCGCAACCATCCGTCCATCGTGCTCTGGAGCGTCGGCAACGAGAACTTCGACCAGGGCTCCGACGAGATGATCGAGGACCTGGCGATGCTCACCGAGGCCGCCAGCGAGATGGACCCCACTCGCCCCGTCACCTACGGCAACCCGCCGTGGGGCGACGGCACCGAGGGCGTCGTCGAGAACATCGAGCGCGTCGCCGAACACGTCGACGTGCTCGTCGGCAACTACCAGGAGCACTGGTACGACGACTACCGCGAGGCCGGCATCGACCTGCCCGTCCTCGGGTCGGAGAACCGCCGCTTCTTCCGCGGGGCCGACGACGAACCTCTCGCCTTCGTCCCGCGCAACCCCTGGTACGACGTCGAGGAGCGCGACGACGTCTGCGGCCAGTTCCTCTGGCCGGGCATCGACTACCTCGGCGAGGCCCGCGAGTGGCCCAGTAAGGGGTGGCCGACCGGCCTGATCGACACGACCGGGGCGATCAAGCCCTCGGGACGGTTCCACCAGGCCGCCTGGTCGGAGGAACCGGTCGTCTTCGCGGCCGCGGTCGACCACGACCGCGAGCGCCCGGCCTGTCGCCCGGCGTGGAGCGGCCCGCCCCTCTCCGAGCACTGGAACTTCCCCGACCGCGAGGACTCCCAGGGCTTCGTGAACGTCTACACGTACACCAACGCCGAGGAAGTCGAACTCTACCAGAACGACGAGTACCTGGGGACCCAGCACGCCGACGACTACGGCCCGCGGCCGATCGAGTGGTACGTCCCCTACGAGTCCGGGACGCTCCGGGCCGTGGCGAAGGAGGACGGCGAGGTCGTCGACGAACACGAGCTGGAGACGGCGGGCGAGCCCGCGGCGGTCGAACTCTCGGTCGATCGCGAGACGCTCGCCGCCGACGGCCGCGACCTCGTGTACGTCGAGGCGACCGTCGTCGACGACGAGGGCGTGCGCGTCCCCCGCGCCGACCACGAGGTCGACTTCGCCGTCTCCGGCGCGGGCGAGATCGCCGGCGTCGACAACGGGAACCTCGACAGCGACGAGCCGTGGGTCGGCGAGTCCCGCTCGGCCTACCACGGCACCTGCATCGCCGTCGTCCGCGCCGACCGCGACGGCGGCCGGGTCGAGATCGAGGCCGAAGCGGACGGCCTCGACGGCGACGGCGTCACGCTCCCCGTCGGCGCCGACGGGAACTGA
- a CDS encoding triphosphoribosyl-dephospho-CoA synthase: MRTVAQNAELALLLEVAGTPKPGNVDRHRDHDDLRFEHFLAGAVGARDGLDAAARGEPLGESFRRAIEGMSAQRGGNTQFGAILLQAPLVAAAGAEDRTLSPEGATAVVDATTVADAADFYRAFEAVDVAVDDPPEDMAALDVRRGSDAVPALKERGLTLAAVMERSADRDGVAREWVQGFDRTFAAAESILSADSERPVADRAADAFLELLAAEVDTFVVTQHDRATAERATERARAALDGDIDPEELAEEFAAEDINPGTTADTVAAALFVALERGLEV; encoded by the coding sequence GTGAGGACCGTCGCCCAGAACGCCGAACTCGCACTGCTGCTCGAAGTCGCCGGGACGCCCAAGCCCGGCAACGTCGACCGCCACCGCGACCACGACGACCTGCGTTTCGAACACTTCCTCGCCGGCGCGGTGGGCGCCCGTGACGGGCTGGACGCGGCCGCCCGCGGCGAACCCCTGGGCGAGTCGTTCCGCCGCGCGATCGAGGGGATGAGCGCACAGCGCGGCGGCAACACCCAGTTCGGTGCGATCCTGCTCCAGGCACCCCTCGTCGCCGCCGCGGGCGCCGAGGACCGCACGCTCTCGCCCGAGGGCGCTACTGCCGTGGTCGACGCGACCACCGTCGCCGACGCGGCGGACTTCTACCGGGCGTTCGAGGCCGTCGACGTGGCCGTCGACGACCCGCCCGAGGACATGGCGGCGCTGGACGTGCGCCGCGGGAGCGACGCCGTCCCCGCCCTGAAGGAGCGCGGACTGACCCTCGCCGCCGTCATGGAGCGGTCGGCCGACCGCGACGGCGTCGCCCGAGAGTGGGTTCAGGGGTTCGACCGGACGTTCGCCGCCGCCGAGTCGATCCTGTCGGCGGACTCCGAGCGGCCCGTCGCCGACCGCGCCGCCGACGCGTTCCTCGAACTGCTGGCCGCCGAGGTCGACACCTTCGTCGTCACCCAGCACGACCGCGCGACCGCCGAGCGGGCGACCGAGCGCGCGCGGGCGGCGCTGGACGGCGATATCGACCCGGAGGAGCTGGCCGAGGAGTTCGCGGCGGAAGATATCAACCCGGGGACGACCGCCGACACGGTCGCCGCTGCGCTGTTCGTCGCGCTCGAACGGGGGCTCGAGGTGTGA